In Streptomyces violaceusniger Tu 4113, one DNA window encodes the following:
- a CDS encoding type I polyketide synthase, producing MVNNEDKLRDYLKRATADLRQARRQLREVEERHQEPIAIVAMSCRYPGGVRTPEELWRLVLGGEDAISGFPTDRGWDIESLYDADPDQAGASYVNEGGFLYDAGGFDPTLFGISPREAMAMDPQQRLLLETSWEAFERAGVDPTGLRGSRTGVFAGVMYHDYTSRLDSVPEGVEGFLGTGSSGSIASGRVSYTFGLEGPAVTVDTACSSSLVTLHMAVQALRSGECSLALAGGVTVMATPSTFTEFSRQRGLAADGRCKPFAAAADGTGWGEGVGMLLVERLSDARKNGHPVLAIVRGSAINQDGASNGLTAPNGPSQQRVIHQALTNGRLSAADVDAVEAHGTGTTLGDPIEAQALLATYGQEHTEDQPLLLGSIKSNIGHTQAAAGVAGIIKMVMAIRHGVLPRTLHIDEPTPHVDWSAGAVSLLAETTPWPETDHPRRAAVSSFGFSGTNAHTILEQAPAEEAEEAEEATERPAPSSKRLDVVPWAVSGKSAAALRDQAQRLLAHLEADPGPSPVDVGLSLTTTRAQLDHRAVVRGHDRADLLAGLTALAEGGMAAGVSQGSVVGGRTAFVFPGQGSQWAGMAVGLMDASPVFAARIEECAAALAEFTDWSLVEVLRGAEGAPSLERVDVVQPVLFAVMVSLAELWRSLGVRPAAVVGHSQGEIAAACVAGILSLQDAARVVALRSQAIGRVLAGEGGMVSVALPVADVRERIAAWGEERISVAAVNGPSSAVVSGEPEALDELLASCEADEVRARRVPVDYASHSAQVELLREELLELLAPVEPRTAEVPFLSTVTGEWVEGPELDAEYWFTNLRRTVELEGAVRRLLDEGFGAFIESSAHPVLTMGVQETAESAGREAAAIGSLRRDEGGLDRFWASLGEAWTRGVGVDWEAVFDGTGAERVELPTYAFQHQHYWLEAGTSAAAATAADPVEARFWEAVEREDWQALAAELDVDGDERVSALLPALATWRKQSREQSTVDGWRYRVTWKPLADGQPARLSGAWLVVAPAAEDIWTDAVAGVLAERGADVRRIAVDTDADGRDELIERLRAALTETDGIPFAGVLSLLALDGHPHPRHPSVPAGVAAQLALVQALGDAEIGAPLWSATRGAVSVGRTDTLESPEQALVWGLGRVAALEHGERWGGLVDLPGAPDERALARLVTVLAGAEEDQVAIRATGLLVRRLVRAPLAATPAVRSWEPAGTTLVTGGTGALGAHVARWLATNGAEHLVLTSRRGLEAPGAADLRSELTELGAKVTIAACDVADRAQVEALLAGIPAEHPLTAVVHTAAVLDDGVIEGLTPDQVDRVLKVKVDATRHLHELTRELDLSAFVLFSSFAATFGAPGQGNYAPGNAFLDAFAEHRRAQGLPATSLAWGPWGEGGMAEGGVGDRMRRHGVIEMAPRSAVTALQHALDRDESVLTVVDMEWKRFVLAFTSGRSRPLLYDLPEARDVIQDMAGDAEADGAGAVALAQQLAGVPEAEQERLVMELVRTAVAAVLGYAGADDVEAGRAFKDLGFDSLTAVELRNRLSAASGLKLPPTLIFDYPTPTVLARHLRTEIAGGQRAAVAALPTAAALADDEPIAIVSMSCRFPGGVRTPEELWQLLTSGGDALSEFPGDRGWDIESLYNPDPDAQGTSYTREGGFLTGAADFDPTFFGISPREAMAMDPQQRLLLETSWEAFERAGIDPATLHGTPSGVFVGTNGSDYSIVMRSNTEGYEGHLATGSAASVVSGRLSYTFGLEGPAVTVDTACSASLVALHLAVQSLRQGECTIALAGGVTVMATPGTFIEFSRQRGLSSDGRSKAFSSDADGFSPAEGVGMLLVERLSDAREKGHPVLAVVRGSAINQDGASNGLTAPNGPSQQRVIRQALANARLSPAEVDVVEAHGTGTTLGDPIEAQALLATYGQERPEGQPLLLGSIKSNIGHAQAAAGVAGVMKLVLALRHGVLPESLHIVEPTPHVDWSAGEVELLTEAREWPETGRPRRAAVSSFGFSGTNAHAIIEQAPAEEPDETEPAARRPGALPWTVSGKSEAALRAQAAKLLAHLDADPALRPLDIGHSLATTRAAFEQRAVLVGTDRDEFAGGLDALARGQVLPNLVQGASIGGKAAFVFPGQGSQWVGMAVELLDASPVFAARIDECAAALAEFTDWSLVDVLREAEGAPSLERVDVVQPVLFSVMVSLAELWRSLGVVPSAVVGHSQGEIAAACVAGALSLQDAARVVALRSQAIGRVLAGEGGMVSVALPVADVRERIAPWGEERISVAAVNGPSSVVVSGEPTALDELVAACEADEVRARRVPVDYASHSAQVELLRDELLELLAPVEPKTAEVPFLSTVTGEWVDGSELDAEYWFTNLRRTVELEGAIRRLLDEGFGVFIESSAHPVLTMGVQETAEDAGREAAAIGSLRRDEGGLDRFWISVGEAWTRGVSVDWEAVYEETGAERVELPTYAFQHQSYWPQAADTPADESGAPSDAVDARFWEAVEREDLASLADTLAFEDDGERSSLGAVLPALATWRKQAREQSTVDGWRYRATWTSLTEAQAPRLSGTWLLAVPESAAIDDWTLGAVRMLTERGAEVRQITPTVVESDRASLTRLVREELADTATVAGVLSLLAFDQGTAPGTDGVNAGLTGTAVLIQALGDAGVDAPLWCATRGAVAVGQTDTVESPDQALVWGLGRTAALEYPERWGGLVDLPGSPDERALARLAGVLAGTDGEDQLAVRAAGVFARRLAHAPLAGAPAVRTWKPAGTTLVTGGTGALGAHVARWLATNGAEHLVLTSRRGPEAPGAAELRDELAELGTKVTVAACDVADRKAVETLLAAIPADQPLTAVMHAAGVLDDGVLDALTPERFATVLGPKADAARHLHELTRDLELSAFVLFSGIAGTLGDAGQGNYAAANAYLDALAEQRRAQGLPATSVAWGRWGETGLAADGAIGERLDRGGVPAMAPHAAITALQRALDHADTVVAVADIQWDRFAYGYTAVRPSPLIGELPEVRRLRETGATAGEPGTASDGSPADTLRKRLAGISRAEQSVVVLEVVRTNAAAALGHLSTDEVGAGRAFKELGFDSLIALELRNRLTAATGQKLPATLVFDYPTPAVLAEFLCGRIVGDGGTAAAPGLAELEALESALSVLDPGSAARDDIAARLRDLAAKWAEPRTAEAEAADGESGTVTEKLQEATPDEVFAFIDKELGI from the coding sequence ATGGTGAATAACGAGGACAAGCTCCGGGATTACCTCAAGCGGGCCACCGCCGACCTGCGTCAGGCCCGCCGACAGCTTCGCGAGGTCGAGGAGCGGCACCAGGAGCCGATCGCGATCGTCGCGATGAGCTGCCGCTACCCGGGCGGTGTCCGCACCCCCGAGGAGCTGTGGCGGCTCGTCCTGGGCGGCGAGGACGCGATCTCCGGCTTCCCCACGGACCGCGGCTGGGACATCGAGTCGCTCTATGACGCCGACCCCGACCAGGCGGGCGCCAGCTATGTGAACGAGGGCGGATTCCTCTACGACGCGGGCGGCTTCGACCCCACGCTCTTCGGGATCTCGCCGCGCGAGGCCATGGCGATGGACCCGCAGCAGCGGCTGCTGCTGGAGACGTCCTGGGAGGCGTTCGAGCGGGCCGGGGTCGACCCGACCGGGCTGCGCGGCAGCCGGACCGGTGTCTTCGCGGGCGTGATGTACCACGACTACACCTCGCGGCTCGACTCCGTGCCCGAGGGCGTCGAGGGCTTCCTCGGCACCGGAAGCTCCGGCTCCATCGCCTCCGGCCGGGTCTCGTACACCTTCGGTCTTGAGGGCCCGGCGGTCACTGTCGACACGGCGTGCTCGTCGTCGCTGGTCACGCTGCACATGGCGGTGCAGGCGCTGCGCAGCGGCGAATGCTCGCTGGCGCTCGCGGGCGGTGTCACGGTGATGGCCACCCCCTCGACGTTCACCGAGTTCAGCCGGCAGCGCGGACTCGCCGCCGACGGCCGCTGCAAGCCCTTCGCCGCCGCCGCGGACGGCACCGGCTGGGGCGAGGGCGTCGGCATGCTGCTGGTCGAGCGGCTGTCGGACGCGCGCAAGAACGGCCATCCGGTGCTGGCGATCGTCCGGGGCTCGGCCATCAACCAGGACGGCGCGTCCAACGGTCTGACCGCGCCCAACGGCCCGTCCCAGCAGCGCGTCATCCACCAGGCGCTCACCAACGGCCGCCTCTCGGCGGCCGATGTCGACGCGGTCGAAGCACACGGCACCGGTACGACGCTGGGCGACCCCATCGAGGCACAGGCGCTGCTGGCCACCTACGGCCAGGAGCACACCGAGGACCAGCCGCTGCTGCTCGGCTCGATCAAGTCCAACATCGGGCACACCCAGGCGGCGGCCGGTGTCGCCGGAATCATCAAGATGGTCATGGCCATCCGCCATGGCGTCCTGCCCAGGACCCTGCACATCGACGAGCCGACCCCGCATGTCGACTGGTCGGCGGGCGCGGTGTCGCTGCTCGCCGAGACCACCCCCTGGCCGGAGACCGACCACCCGCGCCGGGCCGCCGTGTCCTCCTTCGGCTTCAGCGGCACCAACGCGCACACCATCCTGGAGCAGGCCCCCGCAGAGGAGGCCGAGGAGGCCGAGGAAGCCACCGAGCGACCGGCTCCGTCGTCCAAGCGGCTGGACGTGGTGCCGTGGGCGGTGTCGGGCAAGAGCGCGGCGGCACTGCGCGACCAGGCGCAGCGGCTGCTGGCGCACCTCGAGGCCGACCCCGGGCCGAGCCCGGTCGACGTGGGCCTCTCGCTGACCACCACCCGGGCCCAGCTCGACCACCGCGCCGTGGTGCGCGGCCACGACCGCGCCGACCTGCTGGCCGGGCTCACCGCCCTGGCCGAGGGCGGTATGGCGGCGGGCGTCTCACAGGGCTCCGTCGTCGGCGGCCGGACGGCGTTCGTGTTTCCGGGGCAGGGGTCGCAGTGGGCAGGTATGGCGGTGGGGCTGATGGACGCCTCGCCCGTGTTCGCCGCGCGGATCGAGGAGTGTGCCGCGGCGCTGGCGGAGTTCACCGACTGGTCGTTGGTGGAGGTGCTGCGCGGCGCCGAGGGTGCGCCGTCGCTGGAGCGCGTGGACGTGGTCCAGCCGGTGCTGTTCGCGGTGATGGTGTCTCTCGCCGAGCTGTGGCGTTCGCTGGGTGTCCGGCCGGCGGCTGTGGTCGGCCACTCGCAGGGTGAGATCGCCGCCGCCTGTGTGGCGGGGATTCTGTCGCTTCAGGATGCGGCGCGTGTGGTGGCGTTGCGGAGTCAGGCGATTGGCCGGGTGCTGGCGGGTGAGGGCGGCATGGTGTCGGTGGCGCTGCCGGTGGCGGATGTACGGGAGCGGATCGCGGCGTGGGGCGAGGAGCGCATCTCCGTCGCGGCCGTCAACGGTCCCTCCTCGGCGGTGGTTTCGGGTGAGCCGGAGGCGCTGGACGAGCTGTTGGCCTCCTGTGAGGCCGATGAGGTGCGGGCGCGCCGGGTGCCGGTGGATTACGCCTCGCACTCCGCGCAGGTCGAGTTGCTCCGTGAGGAGCTGCTGGAGTTGCTGGCTCCCGTGGAGCCCAGGACGGCCGAGGTGCCGTTCTTGTCGACGGTGACGGGGGAGTGGGTCGAGGGTCCGGAGCTGGACGCGGAGTACTGGTTCACCAACCTCCGCCGTACCGTCGAGCTGGAGGGTGCGGTCCGCCGTCTGCTGGACGAGGGCTTCGGTGCCTTCATCGAGTCCAGCGCCCACCCCGTGCTCACGATGGGTGTGCAGGAGACCGCCGAGAGCGCGGGCCGTGAGGCTGCCGCGATCGGTTCGCTGCGCCGTGACGAGGGCGGCCTGGACCGCTTCTGGGCCTCTCTGGGCGAGGCGTGGACGCGTGGCGTCGGCGTGGACTGGGAGGCGGTGTTCGACGGTACGGGCGCGGAGCGCGTCGAGCTGCCCACGTACGCCTTCCAGCACCAGCACTACTGGCTGGAGGCGGGCACCTCCGCCGCTGCCGCCACCGCCGCCGACCCCGTCGAGGCCCGTTTCTGGGAGGCCGTGGAGCGCGAGGACTGGCAGGCGCTCGCCGCCGAGCTGGACGTCGACGGCGATGAGCGGGTCAGCGCGCTGCTGCCCGCCCTGGCCACCTGGCGCAAGCAGAGCCGTGAGCAGTCCACGGTGGACGGCTGGCGCTACCGCGTGACGTGGAAACCGCTCGCCGATGGACAGCCCGCCCGGCTGTCCGGCGCGTGGCTCGTCGTCGCCCCGGCCGCCGAGGACATCTGGACCGACGCCGTGGCCGGGGTGCTCGCCGAACGCGGCGCCGACGTACGGCGGATCGCCGTGGACACCGACGCCGACGGCCGGGACGAGCTGATCGAGCGGCTGCGGGCCGCGCTCACCGAAACCGATGGCATCCCGTTCGCCGGAGTGCTGTCGCTGCTGGCCCTCGACGGCCACCCGCACCCCAGGCACCCCTCCGTCCCCGCCGGAGTGGCGGCGCAGCTCGCGCTGGTGCAGGCGCTGGGCGACGCGGAGATCGGCGCGCCGCTGTGGTCCGCCACCCGTGGCGCGGTCTCCGTCGGCCGTACGGACACCCTCGAATCCCCCGAGCAGGCGCTGGTCTGGGGGCTCGGCCGGGTGGCCGCGCTGGAGCACGGTGAGCGCTGGGGCGGTCTGGTCGACCTGCCCGGGGCGCCCGACGAGCGGGCGCTGGCCCGGCTGGTGACCGTGCTCGCCGGGGCCGAGGAGGACCAGGTCGCGATCCGCGCCACCGGGCTGCTCGTACGCCGTCTGGTGCGCGCCCCGCTGGCCGCCACGCCCGCCGTACGGTCCTGGGAGCCGGCCGGTACGACGCTGGTCACCGGCGGTACGGGGGCGCTGGGCGCCCATGTGGCGCGCTGGCTGGCCACCAACGGGGCCGAGCACCTGGTGCTCACCAGCCGCCGTGGCCTGGAGGCCCCGGGCGCGGCGGATCTGCGCTCCGAACTGACCGAACTGGGCGCGAAGGTCACCATCGCCGCATGCGATGTGGCCGACCGTGCCCAGGTCGAGGCGCTGCTCGCGGGCATCCCGGCCGAACATCCGCTGACGGCCGTCGTCCACACGGCCGCCGTGCTGGACGACGGGGTGATCGAGGGCCTGACCCCGGACCAGGTGGACCGGGTGCTGAAGGTCAAGGTCGACGCCACCCGCCATCTGCACGAGCTGACCCGGGAGCTGGACCTCTCGGCGTTCGTGCTGTTCTCGTCCTTCGCGGCCACCTTCGGCGCTCCCGGCCAGGGCAACTACGCCCCGGGCAACGCCTTCCTCGACGCCTTCGCCGAGCACCGGCGCGCCCAGGGCCTGCCCGCCACCTCGCTGGCCTGGGGGCCGTGGGGCGAGGGCGGGATGGCCGAGGGCGGCGTCGGTGACCGGATGCGCCGCCACGGCGTCATCGAGATGGCGCCGCGGTCGGCCGTCACCGCGCTCCAGCACGCGCTGGACCGCGACGAGTCGGTGCTCACCGTCGTCGACATGGAGTGGAAGCGCTTCGTTCTCGCCTTCACCTCCGGCCGCTCCCGTCCGCTGCTGTACGACCTGCCCGAGGCGCGGGACGTCATCCAGGACATGGCCGGGGACGCCGAGGCGGACGGCGCGGGCGCGGTCGCGCTGGCGCAGCAGCTCGCCGGGGTGCCGGAGGCCGAGCAGGAGCGGCTGGTGATGGAGCTGGTCCGCACCGCCGTCGCGGCCGTCCTCGGCTACGCCGGCGCGGACGACGTCGAGGCGGGCCGGGCCTTCAAGGATCTTGGCTTCGACTCGCTGACCGCCGTTGAGCTGCGCAACCGGCTCAGCGCCGCCAGCGGGCTGAAGCTGCCGCCGACGCTGATCTTCGACTACCCCACCCCGACGGTGCTCGCGCGCCATCTGCGCACCGAGATCGCGGGCGGGCAGCGGGCGGCCGTGGCCGCGCTGCCGACCGCGGCGGCGCTCGCCGACGACGAGCCCATCGCCATCGTCTCCATGAGCTGCCGCTTCCCGGGCGGTGTGCGCACCCCCGAGGAGCTGTGGCAGTTGCTCACCTCCGGCGGCGACGCGCTGTCGGAGTTCCCGGGCGACCGCGGCTGGGACATCGAGTCCCTGTACAACCCGGACCCGGACGCGCAGGGCACCAGCTACACCCGCGAGGGCGGATTCCTCACCGGGGCCGCCGACTTCGACCCCACCTTCTTCGGGATCTCGCCGCGTGAGGCCATGGCGATGGACCCGCAGCAGCGGCTGCTGCTGGAGACGTCGTGGGAGGCGTTCGAGCGGGCGGGCATCGACCCGGCCACGCTGCACGGCACCCCGTCCGGTGTCTTCGTCGGCACCAACGGCTCCGACTACTCCATCGTCATGCGCAGCAACACCGAGGGCTACGAGGGTCACCTGGCCACCGGCAGCGCCGCGAGCGTCGTCTCCGGCCGCCTCTCGTACACCTTCGGTCTGGAGGGCCCTGCGGTCACCGTCGACACCGCGTGCTCGGCGTCGCTGGTGGCGCTGCACCTGGCCGTCCAGTCGCTGCGCCAGGGCGAGTGCACGATCGCGCTCGCGGGCGGGGTGACCGTGATGGCCACCCCGGGCACCTTCATCGAGTTCAGCCGCCAGCGGGGACTGTCCTCCGACGGCCGCAGCAAGGCGTTCTCCTCGGACGCGGACGGCTTCAGCCCGGCCGAGGGTGTGGGCATGCTGCTGGTCGAGCGGCTGTCGGACGCCCGCGAGAAGGGTCACCCGGTGCTGGCGGTCGTGCGGGGTTCCGCGATCAACCAGGACGGTGCGTCCAACGGTCTGACGGCGCCCAACGGCCCGTCCCAGCAGCGCGTCATCCGGCAGGCCCTCGCCAACGCCCGGCTGTCGCCCGCCGAGGTGGACGTCGTCGAGGCACACGGCACCGGTACGACGCTGGGTGACCCGATCGAGGCGCAGGCGCTGCTGGCCACCTACGGCCAGGAGCGGCCCGAGGGGCAGCCCCTGCTGCTCGGCTCCATCAAGTCCAACATCGGCCACGCCCAGGCGGCCGCCGGTGTCGCGGGTGTGATGAAGCTCGTGCTCGCGCTGCGCCACGGCGTCCTGCCGGAGTCGCTGCACATCGTCGAGCCCACCCCGCATGTGGACTGGTCGGCGGGCGAGGTCGAGCTGCTGACGGAGGCGCGGGAGTGGCCGGAGACCGGCCGTCCGCGCCGGGCCGCGGTGTCCTCGTTCGGCTTCAGTGGCACCAACGCGCACGCCATCATCGAGCAGGCCCCGGCCGAGGAGCCGGACGAGACCGAGCCGGCGGCCCGGCGGCCCGGCGCGCTGCCGTGGACGGTGTCCGGCAAGAGCGAGGCGGCGCTGCGCGCCCAGGCCGCCAAGCTGCTGGCCCACCTCGACGCCGACCCGGCCCTGCGCCCCCTGGACATCGGCCACTCACTGGCCACCACCCGCGCCGCCTTCGAGCAGCGCGCGGTGCTGGTGGGCACGGACCGGGACGAATTCGCCGGTGGTTTGGACGCCCTCGCTAGGGGGCAGGTCCTGCCCAACCTGGTGCAGGGGGCCTCAATCGGGGGCAAGGCCGCATTCGTGTTCCCAGGACAGGGGTCACAATGGGTAGGCATGGCCGTGGAGCTGTTGGATGCTTCACCGGTGTTCGCTGCCCGTATTGATGAGTGTGCCGCCGCGCTCGCAGAGTTCACCGACTGGTCGTTGGTGGATGTGCTGCGCGAGGCGGAGGGCGCACCGTCACTGGAGCGGGTGGACGTTGTTCAGCCGGTGTTGTTCTCCGTGATGGTTTCGCTCGCGGAGCTGTGGCGTTCGCTGGGTGTCGTCCCGTCGGCTGTGGTCGGCCACTCGCAGGGTGAGATCGCCGCCGCGTGTGTGGCCGGTGCCCTGTCGCTTCAGGACGCGGCGCGTGTGGTGGCGCTGCGCAGCCAGGCGATCGGCCGGGTGCTGGCGGGCGAGGGCGGCATGGTGTCGGTGGCGCTGCCGGTGGCGGACGTACGGGAGCGGATCGCGCCCTGGGGCGAGGAGCGCATCTCGGTGGCGGCCGTCAACGGACCGTCCTCGGTGGTCGTCTCCGGCGAGCCGACCGCGCTCGATGAGCTGGTCGCCGCGTGCGAGGCCGATGAGGTGCGGGCGCGCCGGGTGCCGGTGGACTACGCCTCGCACTCCGCGCAGGTCGAACTGCTCCGTGACGAGCTGCTGGAGCTGCTGGCTCCCGTAGAGCCCAAGACGGCCGAGGTGCCGTTCCTGTCCACCGTCACGGGGGAGTGGGTCGACGGTTCCGAGCTGGACGCCGAGTACTGGTTCACCAACCTGCGTCGCACCGTCGAGCTGGAGGGCGCCATCCGCCGCCTGCTGGACGAGGGCTTCGGGGTCTTCATCGAGTCCAGCGCCCATCCGGTGCTGACGATGGGTGTGCAGGAGACCGCCGAGGACGCGGGCCGTGAGGCCGCCGCGATCGGGTCGCTGCGCCGTGACGAGGGTGGCCTGGACCGCTTCTGGATCTCTGTCGGCGAGGCGTGGACGCGTGGCGTGAGCGTGGACTGGGAGGCCGTGTACGAGGAGACGGGCGCGGAGCGCGTCGAGCTGCCCACGTACGCCTTCCAGCACCAGAGCTACTGGCCGCAGGCGGCCGACACCCCGGCCGACGAGTCGGGCGCGCCGTCCGACGCCGTCGACGCCCGCTTCTGGGAGGCCGTCGAGCGCGAGGACCTGGCGTCGCTGGCCGACACCCTCGCGTTCGAGGACGACGGTGAGCGGTCCTCGCTCGGCGCCGTCCTGCCCGCCCTGGCCACCTGGCGCAAGCAGGCCCGTGAGCAGTCCACGGTGGACGGCTGGCGCTACCGCGCGACCTGGACCTCCCTGACCGAGGCGCAGGCCCCGCGGCTGTCCGGGACCTGGCTGCTGGCCGTGCCCGAGTCCGCCGCCATCGACGACTGGACGCTCGGCGCGGTCCGGATGCTCACCGAACGCGGCGCCGAGGTACGGCAGATCACCCCGACCGTCGTGGAGTCGGACCGCGCGTCGCTGACCCGCCTGGTGCGCGAGGAGCTGGCCGACACCGCGACCGTCGCGGGTGTGCTGTCGCTGCTCGCCTTCGACCAGGGCACCGCGCCCGGCACCGATGGTGTCAACGCCGGGCTGACCGGCACCGCCGTGCTGATCCAGGCGCTGGGCGACGCCGGGGTGGACGCGCCGCTGTGGTGCGCCACCCGGGGCGCGGTCGCCGTCGGGCAGACGGACACCGTGGAATCCCCCGATCAGGCGCTCGTCTGGGGCCTGGGCCGGACCGCGGCGCTGGAGTACCCGGAGCGCTGGGGCGGTCTGGTCGACCTGCCCGGATCGCCCGACGAGCGGGCGCTGGCCCGGCTCGCCGGAGTGCTCGCCGGGACCGACGGCGAGGACCAGCTCGCGGTGCGCGCGGCCGGGGTGTTCGCCCGCAGGCTCGCGCACGCCCCGCTGGCCGGTGCCCCCGCCGTACGGACGTGGAAGCCGGCCGGTACGACGCTGGTCACCGGCGGTACGGGCGCCCTGGGCGCTCATGTGGCGCGCTGGCTTGCCACCAACGGTGCCGAGCATCTGGTGCTCACCAGCCGCCGTGGTCCGGAGGCGCCGGGCGCGGCCGAGCTGCGGGACGAGCTGGCCGAGCTGGGCACCAAGGTGACCGTCGCCGCGTGCGATGTGGCCGACCGCAAGGCCGTCGAGACGCTGCTGGCCGCCATCCCGGCCGACCAGCCGCTCACGGCGGTCATGCACGCCGCGGGCGTCCTGGACGACGGTGTCCTGGACGCGCTCACCCCGGAGCGGTTCGCCACCGTCCTCGGCCCCAAGGCCGACGCGGCGCGCCATCTGCACGAGCTGACCCGCGACCTGGAGCTGTCCGCGTTCGTGCTGTTCTCCGGTATCGCGGGCACCCTCGGCGACGCCGGACAGGGCAACTACGCGGCGGCCAACGCCTATCTCGACGCGCTGGCCGAACAGCGCCGCGCCCAGGGCCTGCCCGCCACCTCGGTGGCCTGGGGCCGCTGGGGCGAGACGGGTCTGGCCGCCGACGGTGCCATCGGCGAGCGGCTCGACCGGGGCGGTGTCCCGGCGATGGCGCCGCACGCCGCCATCACGGCGCTGCAGCGGGCCCTGGACCACGCCGACACGGTCGTGGCCGTCGCCGACATCCAGTGGGACCGCTTCGCCTACGGCTACACGGCGGTCCGCCCGAGCCCGCTCATCGGCGAACTGCCCGAGGTCCGGCGGCTGCGGGAGACCGGCGCCACGGCCGGTGAGCCCGGCACGGCCTCGGACGGATCCCCGGCGGACACGCTGCGCAAGCGGCTGGCCGGGATCTCCCGGGCCGAACAGTCCGTGGTCGTCCTGGAGGTCGTGCGCACCAACGCGGCCGCCGCGCTCGGCCACCTCTCGACCGACGAGGTCGGCGCGGGGCGGGCGTTCAAGGAGCTCGGCTTCGACTCGCTCATCGCGCTGGAGCTGCGCAACCGGCTGACCGCCGCCACCGGGCAGAAGCTGCCCGCCACGCTGGTCTTCGACTACCCGACCCCGGCGGTCCTCGCCGAGTTCCTGTGCGGCCGGATCGTGGGCGACGGCGGTACGGCCGCCGCCCCCGGGCTGGCGGAGCTCGAGGCGCTGGAGTCCGCGCTGTCCGTCCTCGACCCCGGCAGCGCGGCACGGGACGACATCGCGGCCCGGCTGCGGGATCTCGCGGCGAAGTGGGCGGAGCCCCGTACGGCCGAGGCCGAGGCGGCGGACGGCGAGAGCGGGACCGTGACGGAGAAGTTGCAGGAGGCGACGCCCGACGAGGTCTTCGCCTTCATCGACAAAGAACTCGGAATCTGA